Proteins encoded together in one Lathyrus oleraceus cultivar Zhongwan6 chromosome 5, CAAS_Psat_ZW6_1.0, whole genome shotgun sequence window:
- the LOC127079476 gene encoding uncharacterized protein LOC127079476, protein MEHFMATQTLQNEEFKKQSLYTNETLSSEKQIESTKESNNDESSGEKIIVIEKDPSRPPEREVAEEVEKEAPCVVPPPYKSLIPFPQRFVKVKVDSQSERYVELLENIHANAPLFEILCKKRKSEDHETRELLSVKRGRLYFEVVDEKIEPKAEKLVLRIEQKLPPQVQKNKPPRRRKKRKGERYVIWLDKWP, encoded by the exons ATGGAGCACTTTATGGCGACACAAACTCTCCAGAATGAAGAGTTTAAAAAACAAAGTCTCTACACCAATGAAACCCTTAG TAGTGAAAAACAAATCGAAAGTACTAAGGAGAGTAATAATGATGAGAGTTCAGGTGAGAAAATAATAGTGATTGAGAAAGACCCATCAAGACCACCCGAAAGGGAGGTTGCCGAAGAGGTAGAGAAGGAAGCACCATGTGTTGTTCCTCCTCCCTATAAATCACTGATTCCTTTCCCACAAAGGTTTGTGAAAGTTAAGGTAGACTCTCAATCCGAAAGGTATGTGGAGCTATTGGAAAATATCCATGCCAATGCACCTTTGTTTGAGATCCTCTGTAAGAAGAGAAAATCAGAAGACCATGAAACTAGGGAACTACTTAGTGTTAAAAGGGGAAGGTTATACTTTGAGGTGGTGGATGAAAAAATTGAACCCAAAGCTGAAAAGCTGGTTCTCAGGATAGAGCAAAAACTACCACCACAAGTTCAGAAGAACAAACCACCTCGCAGAAGGAAGAAAAGAAAAGGTGAGAGATATGTGATATGGCTTGATAAGTGGccatga